One genomic segment of Gemmatimonadota bacterium includes these proteins:
- a CDS encoding slipin family protein, protein MNDKIPLNKHVNLVSIFIFLILTLANAILLYLDLISLTIALIGLAATLFIAATLKISDQWEKAVVLRMGKFIGLKGPGWFLIIPIIDRVDKYIDQRVRVTDIRADSTLTKDTVPVNVDAVVYWTVWDAEKAALEVQEYEYAVSLVSRTGLRDIIGKHELADLLQNREKIAEALQHALDETTSSWGITCQSVGIKDIVIPPDLADAMSKQAQAERERQARIILGTAETEISEKFSQASENYHNNPVALQLRGMNMLFEGLKEKGSLVIVPSSALESMNLGAIGGLTALAENNTNQTPDPTEDTA, encoded by the coding sequence ATGAACGATAAAATTCCTCTGAACAAGCATGTCAATCTCGTCTCGATCTTCATTTTCCTCATTCTCACACTGGCAAACGCAATCCTGCTCTATCTGGACCTGATATCTTTAACCATAGCCCTGATCGGACTGGCTGCTACGCTATTCATTGCCGCCACATTGAAAATCTCTGACCAGTGGGAAAAAGCCGTGGTCTTGCGTATGGGAAAATTTATTGGATTAAAAGGTCCGGGTTGGTTTCTCATCATTCCCATCATCGACCGGGTCGATAAATATATCGACCAGCGAGTCCGGGTTACTGACATTAGAGCCGACTCTACCCTGACAAAAGACACTGTACCGGTCAATGTCGATGCCGTCGTCTATTGGACCGTTTGGGATGCTGAAAAAGCCGCCCTCGAAGTGCAGGAATATGAATACGCCGTTTCACTCGTCTCCCGGACTGGCCTGCGCGACATCATCGGCAAACACGAATTGGCAGATCTCCTGCAAAATCGAGAAAAGATCGCCGAAGCCCTGCAACATGCCCTCGACGAAACGACCAGTTCCTGGGGCATTACCTGTCAAAGTGTCGGCATCAAAGACATCGTTATACCACCCGACCTTGCAGATGCCATGAGCAAGCAAGCCCAGGCAGAAAGAGAGCGCCAGGCCCGGATCATCCTGGGCACAGCCGAAACCGAAATCTCAGAAAAATTCTCTCAGGCCAGCGAAAACTATCACAATAACCCCGTCGCCCTTCAACTGCGCGGTATGAACATGCTCTTTGAAGGACTCAAAGAAAAAGGGTCTCTGGTAATCGTACCGAGTTCTGCCCTGGAATCGATGAACCTGGGGGCCATTGGTGGACTGACAGCCCTTGCTGAGAACAATACAAACCAAACACCCGACCCGACTGAAGATACGGCTTAA
- a CDS encoding GntR family transcriptional regulator translates to MNFELDPKSGIPFYRQIIDQIRYGIAAGKLNVGDQLPTVRALAVELKVNLNTISKAYRELEIKNILETQQGSGTFIAPVKVEIPDNEKEKKLAGICNEFQSIAAAYGFNLADLIKELKQRQGADHER, encoded by the coding sequence ATGAATTTTGAATTAGACCCTAAAAGTGGTATCCCTTTCTATCGCCAGATCATTGACCAGATTCGTTATGGCATTGCTGCTGGCAAATTGAATGTAGGAGACCAATTGCCCACCGTTCGCGCGTTGGCCGTAGAACTCAAGGTCAATCTCAACACCATCAGCAAAGCCTATCGGGAACTGGAAATTAAAAACATTCTGGAAACCCAGCAGGGTTCAGGAACATTTATTGCGCCAGTAAAAGTAGAGATTCCCGACAACGAAAAAGAAAAAAAATTAGCCGGTATATGCAATGAATTCCAGAGCATTGCCGCGGCCTACGGATTCAACCTTGCAGACTTGATCAAAGAACTAAAACAACGACAAGGAGCAGACCATGAACGATAA
- a CDS encoding DUF4249 family protein produces the protein MKKIQWIFCFVLGLGAGGCSTAPTESLGEFRETVYVEGYLRAGSPVSDLFVGTTMPLSSVYDREASALSDALVMIEVDGVSYELSPVVDRPGYYEQPDLIIESGKTHHLSVTTGLGTATAQTTVPVAPQVSGASTLLIGGDAYRVTWEGETKGGYVTTRKSVALLEQIPLATQFGRFGGGFGGAVDTTGLGALRDSIARADQWRFLQGRSLTLNSRQFSYYGLYSLAVYALDENYGDYLISSAQDEVALDEPQFHVKGGIGLFASMAADSVVFRVE, from the coding sequence ATGAAAAAGATACAATGGATATTTTGTTTTGTTCTCGGTCTTGGTGCTGGGGGTTGTAGCACGGCACCGACTGAGTCGTTGGGGGAGTTTCGAGAGACGGTTTATGTCGAGGGTTATTTGCGGGCGGGAAGTCCTGTGTCCGATTTGTTTGTGGGTACAACGATGCCGCTTTCCAGTGTGTATGATCGGGAGGCGAGTGCGCTGTCCGATGCCCTGGTGATGATTGAGGTGGATGGGGTGTCTTACGAGTTATCACCTGTGGTGGATAGACCGGGTTATTACGAACAGCCGGATTTGATTATTGAGTCGGGCAAGACCCATCATCTGTCTGTTACGACGGGATTGGGTACAGCGACCGCGCAGACGACTGTGCCGGTTGCACCCCAAGTTTCAGGTGCATCTACGTTGCTGATTGGCGGCGATGCGTATCGGGTTACATGGGAGGGGGAGACAAAGGGGGGGTATGTTACGACGCGCAAGTCTGTGGCGTTGTTGGAGCAAATTCCGCTGGCGACTCAGTTTGGAAGATTTGGCGGGGGTTTTGGCGGGGCAGTGGATACTACAGGGCTGGGCGCACTGCGGGATAGTATTGCCCGGGCAGATCAATGGCGTTTTTTGCAGGGGCGCTCGTTGACCTTAAATTCAAGACAGTTTTCGTATTATGGTCTGTACTCGCTTGCGGTCTATGCGCTGGATGAGAATTACGGCGATTATTTGATTTCGAGCGCGCAAGATGAAGTGGCGTTGGATGAGCCGCAGTTTCATGTGAAGGGGGGTATTGGATTGTTCGCTTCTATGGCCGCGGATTCTGTGGTTTTTCGGGTGGAGTGA